In one window of Streptomyces roseofulvus DNA:
- the istA gene encoding IS21 family transposase: protein MPKSKVDLYAAIRRDAKAGLSIRALQRKYGVGFLTVQKALTSAWPEPRKKLPPRATRLDPYKPLIDEMLRADLDAPRKQRHTVKRIFERLLDEHGADEISYQMVRGYVADRREEIRVQAGRGVVEAFVPQTHKPGAEAEVDFGDVTVRLSGELVTCYLFAFRLSYSGKAVHRIFASAGQEAFFEGHVHALNTLGGVPTGKVRYDNLRAAVAQVLGFSRHRVEAERWTAFRSHYGLEALYCQPEIRGAHEKGGVEGQIGWFRRNHLVPVPEVATLAELNAMIDQWDQEDEDRRIRARPRTIGEYFAAEQPLLAPLPQEPFETGRLFTLRGDRYSQISVRTNRYSVPVRLIGRNVRAMLHASELVVYDGREEVARHERLIAKGGTRLELDHYLEALVRKPGALPGATALDQARSAGRFTPVHDAWWEAAVKAHGERDGTRALIEVLLLGRHLPHEHLVTGLAAALRTGALRADAVALEARKAADADTAPAEAPEPAAGGRASIAQLPAAVRAHLPPDKRPLPSVAHYDQLLRLRRDRPTP, encoded by the coding sequence CTGCCGAAGTCCAAGGTCGATCTGTACGCGGCGATCCGTCGTGATGCGAAGGCTGGTCTGTCGATCCGTGCTCTTCAGCGGAAGTACGGTGTCGGGTTCCTGACGGTGCAGAAGGCGTTGACGTCGGCCTGGCCGGAGCCGCGGAAGAAGCTTCCGCCACGGGCGACGCGGCTGGATCCGTACAAGCCGTTGATCGACGAGATGCTGCGGGCTGATCTGGATGCGCCGCGCAAGCAGCGGCACACGGTGAAGCGGATCTTCGAGCGGCTGCTGGACGAGCACGGTGCGGACGAGATCTCGTACCAGATGGTCCGTGGCTACGTCGCTGACCGGCGTGAGGAGATCCGGGTCCAGGCCGGGCGAGGCGTGGTGGAAGCCTTCGTCCCTCAGACGCACAAGCCTGGAGCGGAGGCGGAGGTCGACTTCGGCGACGTGACGGTGCGGCTGTCCGGGGAGCTGGTGACCTGCTACTTGTTCGCGTTCCGGCTGTCCTACTCGGGCAAGGCCGTCCACCGGATCTTCGCCTCGGCAGGTCAGGAGGCGTTCTTCGAGGGCCACGTCCACGCTCTCAACACGCTGGGCGGGGTGCCGACCGGGAAAGTCCGCTACGACAACCTTAGGGCCGCGGTCGCCCAGGTGCTGGGCTTCTCCCGCCATCGGGTCGAGGCCGAGCGCTGGACCGCGTTCCGCTCCCACTACGGCCTGGAAGCCCTCTACTGCCAGCCCGAAATCCGCGGCGCCCACGAGAAGGGCGGTGTCGAGGGGCAGATCGGCTGGTTCCGCCGCAACCACCTCGTCCCGGTGCCCGAGGTCGCCACCCTCGCCGAGCTCAACGCGATGATCGACCAGTGGGACCAGGAGGATGAGGATCGCCGGATCCGGGCCCGTCCTCGCACGATCGGCGAGTACTTCGCGGCCGAGCAGCCGCTGCTGGCGCCGCTGCCGCAGGAGCCCTTCGAGACGGGCCGGCTCTTCACGCTGCGGGGCGACCGCTACAGCCAGATCAGCGTCCGCACCAACCGATACTCGGTGCCGGTCCGGCTGATCGGCCGGAACGTCCGCGCGATGCTGCACGCCTCCGAGCTGGTCGTCTATGACGGCCGAGAGGAAGTTGCCCGGCATGAACGGTTGATCGCCAAAGGCGGCACCCGCCTCGAACTGGACCACTACCTGGAAGCCCTCGTGCGCAAGCCCGGCGCTCTGCCGGGAGCGACCGCGCTCGACCAGGCCCGCTCCGCGGGCCGGTTCACTCCCGTCCACGACGCCTGGTGGGAAGCGGCCGTCAAGGCCCACGGCGAGCGGGACGGCACCCGCGCGCTCATCGAGGTCCTCCTCCTCGGTCGGCACCTGCCGCACGAGCACCTGGTCACCGGACTCGCCGCCGCCCTCAGGACCGGGGCGCTGAGGGCGGACGCCGTCGCTCTTGAAGCCCGCAAGGCAGCAGACGCCGACACCGCCCCTGCCGAGGCCCCGGAACCGGCAGCAGGGGGTCGGGCCAGCATCGCCCAGTTGCCGGCTGCCGTCCGTGCTCACCTGCCACCTGACAAACGGCCTCTGCCGTCGGTCGCTCACTACGACCAGCTCCTGCGGCTCCGCCGCGACCGCCCCACCCCCTGA